The Zalophus californianus isolate mZalCal1 chromosome 7, mZalCal1.pri.v2, whole genome shotgun sequence genome includes a region encoding these proteins:
- the LOC113927934 gene encoding BRD4-interacting chromatin-remodeling complex-associated protein-like: MDRAPTPPSPKAGTRLGLAAKANPGFPDPGPKAQSRTPLEKRGPKGRVRGPADQAFLAAPAVPAGAGERPRSRPSPPDDLAAAPPSQPKVQTVPGYRGAARAGRGRCARDINTICLYPVYKKVTRRKNHHNHTGNGFNNMEDTALVKGLIGKSDCIDSVETSKLTQEN, encoded by the exons ATGGATAGAGCGCCAACTCCCCCCTCTCCAAAAGCTGGGACGAGGCTGGGCCTCGCGGCAAAGGCCAATCCTGGCTTCCCAGACCCAGGGCCCAAAGCTCAAAGCCGGACTCCTTTGGAGAAAAGAGGTCCGAAGGGCCGGGTCCGGGGGCCTGCGGACCAGGCCTTCCTGGCAGCGCCCGCGGTCCCTGCGG GAGCCGGGGAGAGGCCGCGGTCCCGACCCTCCCCGCCTGACGACCTCGCCGCCGCGCCTCCCTCCCAGCCCAAGGTCCAAACGGTCCCGGGCTACAGAGGCGCGGCCCGGGCAGGCCGAGGACGTTGCGCAAGAG ATATAAACACAATCTGTCTTTACCCAGTCTATAAAAAGGTTACAAGAAGAAAGAACCATCATAATCATACTGGGAATGGCTTTAACAACATGGAGGACACTGCTTTGGTTAAAGGACTTATTGGAAAATCAGATTGTATTGATAGTGTTGAAACCTCCAAATTAACGCAGGAAAATTAA